CTTCCTAAGTTGCCCAGAAGATatgtatacagtatattaaAGACTATCCTTCTAAGATAATAACTGGTTCTCAAAGAGAAAATTGGTTGTAGAACCAAGGAGATATATGTGCAAGATAAATTGATCCGACTTGTATCAATGCACGAGTAACACACTGTTTATAGTAGATGTGCAAAAAGCGTTGGAAACgtgcaaaaaaaatttaaagcttAATTGAATCAAAATCTTTGAGTGTAGATAAATCAATCGAAACACAAGTCTAATTATACACAATCCCTTCATACTGGCAGTTTTAAAACATCATAAAAGAATTGTTTCAAGCATATCCATCTTTGTAAGCGTATGAGTTGATCATTAGTAATTAAAAGTTGTAGCTTCAAAGATCAGGCATCACAGaagatagtaaaaaaaatcaattcctGCAATCAACTGCACTCAGGTGTACTTAACCACGCCGATGTTTATGATTTCAGGAATGGGTCTTCTTGAGGGGAAAGATTTCAATGGTGCCTTTAACGAAATCAGGACCAACTTCCTAACAGTATATTCAGTAAGGGATTTTGCATTCCAGTCCATTTTTTCACAACGTcaattatatgcatatacatgtacttaaacaatattaattattaattcacTCGTGTTAAATAGATcaagctttttttaaattttagcttAATGGTTGGATAATTTTAGTTAATAATTTATCAACTTTCTATATGACTCGTTTTAATGTGTTGCCATGATGGAGATCCATAGATAACCTATGTTTAACCTTGATATTACAGGTAGACTGTTGTGTGTGGCCCCCAGCACAGTACATCAACTTTCATTTCATTCCGGCCAGATTTCGGAGCATCTATGTCTCCTCTATCACACTTTGCTGGAACACTTTCCTGTCGTATATGAAACATAGGGTACATACATTCAGCTTGAATATAGAAACTGCACCTCAATCAAGTCTTAAgaaaattttagataacttaTGTGATTATGCTAACGAATTTGCTTCTTTTGCAGGGTATGACAGCCGAGTAAAATTAAACAGACTTGCAGACTCCATCACAGATTATGGGGAAAATTGTGAATCAATCAATGCTGTTGGCGCGATCTCTATTCAAAATACTCTGTTATGTCATAATTTGAgtgttaatgcatttttttattaaatattttgaaatttggtGCAACTATTAATTGTCAAACAGAGCAAGGTTTCATTCCAAGGCACGTCCTAGAGCCCCAGTTGTTGTAGTTTCGCATTGATTGGTATTCACTAATTGCAGTATAGCTTTAAAAGTCGAACGTGGTTTGCATCCGGCAAGTGGCTTCATTGATCCGTCTCATCCTCCCAAAATCGGCTATACCAACCTTTAATGACATTGCAGCTTATCTTGTCAACAATCACGTCATAATTATCTGATAGGTTGGCTCCAAGAAGcgtttttaattcatttgttattTAGCGGTATTCTGcactcatcttcgctagccagtAGCCTTGGGTTTTTTAATACAGTACGTTTCCCAAAAATAAGGAACCAAATGTATTGAAATCTCCTTTGTAAGCAAAGATGGTAAGGACTAAATTAACGTAGCTtcggatatacatgtaactgaaaattttaaggaatgttggattttaaaaaaatccattcGAAGATTGGGTCAGTTCTCATGCTTTTGGGGTTTAATTTCCATCAGATATACACATTATACCGGTATACCCAATGTAAAATGTAACTCACTCCATGTTTTTACTTGCAGCAAAAATAAAgagtatttcaattttatatggCATTCTGAACAGAATAATGGATATCCATTTTAATTAATGGTGCTCATATGGAGCTTTATAACCCGAATAACAAGCCAAAAACTATTAACCTTTTCATTATTCATGACATATTGCTAATTATATCGGTTACACAATCCAGGTTCCTCCGATCAATAACGATAGTTTTTAAAGACAAGTTATATGTACACAAaccatgtacatataaatataaccAATCAATCACACGAGAAAGAAGATAAAGGGACATAACTcaatttacattgtattttgatcATCTTTCATTAATATGCATAATTTAATGGGTAATGGATACAATTAAGATCATGATCTTGCAAAAATACTCTCAATAAAAGCAGTTAACAATAAACTACTACAAATACTGCTAATTGTGGTACAGCACTatattaaggtacatgtatcctAAAAACAACCAACTATTAAGTTGGTGTtaatcaatacatatacattgATGTTAAGTTTGTAAAATGTTAAGATAATAATCATTCCCATTATACACATCTGAAAGTCCTGACTGGGTAGTTGTGTAAATACTTGAACAACTGAACATGAAATATTTACTTTCACTAAATTAAACACCCCCCTTTTTCAAATTGTGTCTCTTACAACAATTCACTACACACAATCATTGAATGCATGCCTCATTGGATCTCCTTTTTCTTGGATCATTCATTTGTCTGCAAAGgacaataaaagtttaaattgtgGGTGCCTTATAACTTTTGTTCCACAGAGCTGGAGGCTTGCAGGTGATTGATCAATCTATGAAGACAGCAAAACCTGAACAATGCAACAATAACAGAAATATCAATAGTTTTCAAAAGATTTGTCATTAATATAAATCCTTTATGTGCATAAAATTGTATTATCCCTATTCAGCACCCTAAGTGCCCAGAAGTGAGAGAGACTGGGAAAATTTCTAACATTTTgatatataactataaaatgACAACACTTAAAAACTTCAATTCTCAAAAACAaaccaattgaaaaaaaacatcaaaaacaaCAATTCAGCTGATTATAATGAACTGTTTTCAATCACTAGATcttaaaataagatttatatTAACATCAATGGCTAGTGtacaaaagtaaaataatatttagaataTAGTACATGTTTTTTATGTACACTGTATGTAAAACTATGGTGCGAATCCCTTTTGTTAGTGagattattatttacatgttattttGTGACTCCCTATTGGCCAAAATAAACAAGTTCAGGTCAATGTTATGATCTGCAATTTGAGAAAATTATGtactgcattttaaaaaaaaagccaaaatcacaaaaaataaaatctttcaaaattaaaGCAAATTACAGTAACTTCACCTGAGAGCATCCACTAAGttaaacaacattatttttctACCCATTATACAAATTCTTTTTCACTCATTTACTCCAGTGTATCTAGCTTGTCTTGGAATAGGATATACAacagaaaaatcattatataaatacaagCATAACAATAATCAtgtgtaaatatcaaaatcatcaaGGTGGCCCAGCCGAAATTAATAACAATCAAccataaacaaaatgtaaaggaaCAAAACAGGCAATGCTATAACGGCCTGAGTTACTTGTAAACTGTGTACTGCAGGGGCTCAATTTTAGTGGACAAAAACTTGTGGACTTTTGGCCAGATTTCgtttgaatattttcctgtaaATTCTTCCAAAATTTCTAGATTCCtgttgaaagaaataaaaaaagcacACATTGTTTTGCTTCAAATTACACCTCTCTTAATGATACacatatatgaaaataaggagATAGATTTCAAGTGGCCTTTTTGCAAATTTGTGATATGTTACAATCAGACATCAGGCTTTAGATActattttaacagttttgtaATTTAGGAAACCTATATCATGAACATTCACTATAGTACTACCGGTAATGATATATCAAAAATACATGAACATTTAATGTAATCAAACTGTCATATTGTTTGACAAACACAACTACAAAATGATCTTAGATCAATATAGTagagagattaaaaaaaaaataaaagccaaactaacaatagaaaaaatatagttCTGTATGGTAATCAGAAAATCAAAAACATACTTAGCCAAAAATTACATTAAGCTAGCACTGATGATGATTTAGAAATttagaaaatcaaattattaataattctgATATATAAAGGCaaactttaaaacaatcttAACTTACCTATAATAATTAAGTACAGGTTCGGTATGGGCTTGATAAGTTTCCAGtcttttttttactgtttcaGGTTTATCATCTTCTCTTTGAATCAATTCTTCACCAGTGACATCATCTATCCCCTTTACATAACAACATTAATACATAAATTATACAAACTCTTTGAAaacatacaaatacatgtttatGGTAAATCTCTagtatataataaaattctgtctctctctgtctctctctttctctcttccTCTTTTTGTGCTCTTTCTATATAGCATTAGCAATACATACTGGAACTTTGGGAGGATTGAAATCTGTATTATAAATCCTCCCGCTAGGTGCATGTGTCCACCTGCTGGTCAGTCTACtcattataatttcaaatggAACGTTAAGGTTGATGACAACATCAGCTGGTTCTTTTGTGTGCAGAGCCTCAGCTTGTGGCACAGTCCTCGGAAACCCTTCAACAGTCAATTAGAATGTTAGCATTAaacttttaatgataaaatttattcGTTTTACAGCAGTATGCATATGTAACTGGATGGGAGAGATAATGAAGATTTAAATCAGGGCCCCCTTAATCTCACGTCAGATGCTCTACCACTTGAGCTATCTGGCGCTAGTATTTGAACCTATCTGACCGCCACATATATGAacagtttaaaatataatatgcaTTGTGCAATAATATGTATGCTCACCATCAAGAAGCCAACTATCATGCTTCAATTTCTGAAGTTCATTGAGAATCAACTGAACCATAACATTATCTGGAACTAATTGTCCACTGTCAATGTATTTTTTGGCTTGTAAcccttcctctacaaaaaagtactttggttttatttacataaagtACGTTTATTTTACTAAGGATATAAATAAAGATAGATAAAAGAACGACGATATTTTATGTATCGAGAAAAAAGTAACATATATGCGATAtagacaaaatgacatacaCGAGGGTCCAATTTTAACAGGTGTAAGAACGATTTACAATTGTCTTTCTCCATTAAATATGTTCTTCATTGGCTGATAACAAAGCTTACTTGACTTGTTATGGATTTGAGATCGTAAAAGGTCACCACTTGAAAGGTGTTTAAGCCTGAAATCTTTGACAATTCTTGATGAAATTGTGCCTTTTCCTGATCCGGGAGGCCCCATTATTATTGTTCTTAATGTCTTGGAAATCATGGTTGGCTTTATGGTTGAAATTATTAGACTGTATATCAACCAAACTTTCATAAAGTGTGATAAACTCGATGAGGTGGACAAACCGAAAGAACAACCAATGTTAGATAATTTGTACgtgttttatttaattacaaAAGAGTTTCGatatacttttttcaataaaaacaattaaaaaaaagaaacaatgagaatgtttcatttataaaatttcctaaatataatctTCTGAAGCCTTATCATTTATATGTCAAAATGCGAATTTTCTAGGTACGATCTACTCCTAATCATTTAGTTGATGGTTGTCGTAAAATTTAAATCTCTACAGAAGGCTTGTCCTACTGTTATATTATCATTTGGAGttataaaaaacaattgaaactTAATTTTGGTAACTGTTTTAAAATACCTTTGTATCATTCGTTGCGACATTTTTTACGACAACAGATTCAAAACACGCAACACGAGGGAAGACAAAAATCAGCTATAAGGTTAGtgtaatttaaatgtttaacaaGATTGAACAGCTGCTCTATCCTGATTATAGCTTTAATTGTTTGAATGGAGTTTCATTAGATTGTGTTATAcaattcatttgtaaaatttatcttatatcattcaatttaaaagagaaaatcaaagaaatatttgaatatttcataGACGTTTTCTCTCATGTGTTGTAagttgtgaatttgaaatattgtttatttcgtaGACCGATGAAATATAAAATGGAAGATTCGTCATTTGAAGAAGAACCATCACGAACAAGGAGGCGTCCGCCacgaagtaaaaataaaaagcataCAAGTATGAGAGGAAACCCGGAGGGAGACAGTCTGTATCAAAAGCAGCCAACCAAGATAACAGCCCCACCTAACACAGACAACGAGGATTCCTTCGAAGTTCATTCACCCAAAAAACGGATGAAAAAAATGGAGCGCGATGTTCAAGTCATAGAGAGGAAGACgatgaagaaaaagaaatccatgTACAGTGATACAGACTTGTCTTCATTGGACGTTACCGACACACCAGATACCCTGAGTCAAATCAGTGCTATTGCACCTGTGTCAGATGTGTCCATGATGACAACATTTAGAAATCCCAGGGGTCGACATGACATGACATGGGAGAAAGCAGTACAGAAAGCCAGAGGGCAGCCTGATGGAGCGGAGAGGTCGTTCAGTAGGAAGAAAAGCAGTAAAGTGGTGATGATGTACAACAGACCTGAAGTGATCCGAGAGGTGGCAGAGGGGGTAGAGTCAGACAAGTCGGTAGAAAACATTCCAGCCGTGGCAAATGCAGCAGAGGAAGAACCTCAGCCTCTAGAGAGAAGAAAGTCTATCAAGGTACCCTTCATACTTGCTTTTTCATTGAAAAGGACATTTCCACAAATGCATGTATGATAGTTAATATATTAACTTATTTATaataaacttattttattttggttaataGTTACATTGCATAGATGTAAACATAACAAATACTATATGTCAtaatataataatcaataaatttatgggcataatattttttgtgatttgtGAAATTTCATTAACTTGTTTCTATTACTTGATCTTTtcaatataaattgtttttcaatgacAATGATGCTGACTAGCGGTAATGGTATTTGACAGGTTAAAATAAAGAGGGCAGCAAGCAATGCAGCTGGAAAACTGAAGACTTTGAAGACAAAGAAACAGTTGAATGAAAGTCGCACAACACTAGGGGTCAAAAAACGAAAAATTGATGAATCACAGATGGAGGAAAAATCTGGTAATAAGATaagcaaaatttaataaatggcAAGTCTTCTGTggtgattttgttttcaaattatcCTTTGACAAAATATAGTATGTCTGGGTTTATTGCTAAAAATGAAGTAAAAAGTTAAACTTTACAGTGTTGTATTCTTGCTTATGAATAAGATGCTCATAAGGATAGCtttcgttttcatttttcaatagtATGTTTAAGAAATATAGTGGAGTAAAAAGTGtaaagatgtttttaaaactacTGAATGTGCATGCAACTAGCATTTGTAAATTAATTATGCATGAAGGATAgtttttaaagtatgtttgaTTATATATAGATACTGATAGATAAGGGTCTCGGCGGCAGCCTTTATATTACAGTTTGAGAACTTCAATAacagtcatattttttttttctatttcagaAACAAAAAAGACCAAATTGAAAGAATTGCCATTTAGGGAAAGAAAGAAAGTtagaaaaatgcttaaaaataattatgaagcCATTCAAAGGTCAAAGAAAATTTGGGAAGATCTTAGAAGGTTTGGATGCTCTGatttaatgttttgatttaatttaatgaaaaaaattgattaggTTGAAGctataattatgataattgcaatcagatatgaaatttgaaaagcaTTATATGTGTATAAGATTATAATCATTAATGTTAACTTATTACCTCTTACCTTTCAATTTATCTCAATTCAGACAAGACCTATCTGAAGGCAAGAAGGTTGCTTTGTGTGATGAATTACTGGAAATGGTTAAAGGAAATATGAAAGAGGTAAGACTTTACAAATTACAATTGATGACAGTGAATTGTATTACTACAGACATGAACTGTAAGGAAACAATGCATCGAATTACTATATACTTCAATTGTGTAAggaaaaattttgtattttgcttaaaatcatagtacatgtaacagaaATGATCTGAACACAAAACTTAATGACCCTCTTTGACTGATTTTTTACCTCACCTATGTTCAACTTCATTTCCTTTGTTGTGACAGTTTGCTTTCGCTCACGACACAGCCCGAGTGTTACAGTGTTTGATACAGTACGGGTCTCCAGAGCAACGGGAGGTGGTGTACCAGGAAATCAAAGGTTTCTTGTTTATTCTGATAATTGCATGGGAAAAGTCTCATTGATGTAATTAAAAATCCtcttaatgcaaataaaaacttCGACAGTTGACAACTGTGCATCATAATTTAATGCATTATGTTTCAAAGTAAATGACCTCAGGTCTGACAGttgttttaagataaaaaatcataaataccaGATATATAGAAGCAAtgcctgtacatgtatttcttctACCTTTCCAGATCAAATTGTTTTAATGTCAAAGTCCAAGTACGCAAAGTTTCTTGTGAAGAAATTCCTGGTTTACGGGTAAGATAGTTGATAAACTCTGTAGCAACAAGATACAGTATATTTTGTGATCAAGGACAGAATAAAAGTATGTAATGATGTGTTATTAGTATTAtagtgcatgcatgtacatgtatcaaaaaagtcCATGATATATGTCAGAATGCACTGAAATAGAAACCaagttttattaagaaaaaagttactacattctttcttttttgaatgatttagaaaaattaacaatattgtttttaaatatcaacaTATATTATCTTTGGTGTtgttttttctcataatattCCATACAAACTCACTCTGATTACTTTTGTCTTACTTTAGGCCAAAACCAATGAAAAACGCAGTTATCAAAAGCTTTCATGGAAATGTGCGGAAGTTGGTTAGACATGCTGTAAGTCTTGTCCTTGACGTACATGTAACACAAAGTCTAATGGTGTCATACTTTTTAATGCCATCCATTCATTTTTACCTCTTAAATTGTTATGGGAAAACCATCTTTTCTACCAGTTTTAGAATGGTTTCTGCTTCATCTATACTCAAtaacataatatacatgtattttataccTAAGATGTTTAATATCTTTGGTTTTCTGTGAATGTTTGTATGATTGATTTCAGGAAGCCTCAGATGTAGTAGAGTTGGCCTACAATGATTACGCCAATGCCAGCCAGAGGCTCTCTCTACTGGAGGAGTTTTATGGACCTAGTTTTACTCTTTTTAAGGTAATCAATTTTGTTAAGCCATTTTATGCACTTTCTTGTGCAGTGATTGTGTTCAGTTTTCAATAGTTGTTGCAATTGTTACAAGTTCACCTTTGCACAATGGGAATTAGATGTTGTGTTGTTGAAATAGAAAATGAGTGGATTGTCTCATTAAACTGtacaatatttttgttctttctGTTATAATTCATTTCTATTATCAAGTGTAATGCTTAAgtaatacatgcacatgtatattgGTATGTAAAAAGCCCTGtagacaaaaaaaacaaacaaaccataATATCATGGATAAAGAAGTTCACATTGTATCCTTATTTTTGATGTTACAGACACCAGACATCAAGTCTCTAGACCAGCTGTTACTGATTCAGCCAGACAAGAAAGAAATGATTCTCAGCAACATGAAGGAGGCCCTGCTCACACTGATTGACAAGTGAGTGATCCATGCTGTATGCCCTGGCTCTTTCATGTGCAGATACAAATATTGTCTAATATgcactttattaattatttttttctcctaGAACAATATTAGGACATTCAATGGTGCACAGAATCTTCCATGAATTCTTTGCCCATGCCAAAGATAAAATGCGATCAGTAAGTTGTATGTTTGTCCCTAACTTTTCAatgatatattataaatttttacagtcttaattatctctttatttCACTGAAGTCTCAAACTTGAGATATTTTTTCGTTATTATAGGATATGATTGAGTCCATAAGGGAGCACCTTGTTCCCATGATGCACACAAGGGACGGAGCAAGGACAGCCATGTATTGTTTGTGGTATGGAACAAGTAAGGTATGTGTATCATTTGTATGTGTATGTAGCAGAGTCTTTCAAACTCTTGAGATGCATTTATGAAGCTGTATATGTTGATAATTCTTAGATTATTTTAAgtgtttgattttgaaaatggGAGCTTTGATGGCCTCTGATATAAGTATATTTGTTAATTCCTAGTATTGTGTGCATTTCTATGctgtattttaatagatttgtgttgaattttattttgcatgagTTTTCATTAATTGCAGGACAGAAAGATCATAATGAAGAGTTTCAAATCCCATGTTGCCAAGATTTGCAAAGACGAGTTTGGATACTTGGCTTTGATTGCACTGTTTGACACAGTAGATGATACCAAACTTGTGGGGAAAATCGTTCTAGAGGTCAAAACTTGTgttgtattttaaattctttaaag
This portion of the Magallana gigas chromosome 7, xbMagGiga1.1, whole genome shotgun sequence genome encodes:
- the LOC105330382 gene encoding GTP:AMP phosphotransferase AK3, mitochondrial, with the translated sequence MKVWLIYSLIISTIKPTMISKTLRTIIMGPPGSGKGTISSRIVKDFRLKHLSSGDLLRSQIHNKSKEGLQAKKYIDSGQLVPDNVMVQLILNELQKLKHDSWLLDGFPRTVPQAEALHTKEPADVVINLNVPFEIIMSRLTSRWTHAPSGRIYNTDFNPPKVPGIDDVTGEELIQREDDKPETVKKRLETYQAHTEPVLNYYRNLEILEEFTGKYSNEIWPKVHKFLSTKIEPLQYTVYKFCCLHRLINHLQASSSVEQKL
- the LOC105336671 gene encoding pumilio homolog 3 gives rise to the protein MKYKMEDSSFEEEPSRTRRRPPRSKNKKHTSMRGNPEGDSLYQKQPTKITAPPNTDNEDSFEVHSPKKRMKKMERDVQVIERKTMKKKKSMYSDTDLSSLDVTDTPDTLSQISAIAPVSDVSMMTTFRNPRGRHDMTWEKAVQKARGQPDGAERSFSRKKSSKVVMMYNRPEVIREVAEGVESDKSVENIPAVANAAEEEPQPLERRKSIKVKIKRAASNAAGKLKTLKTKKQLNESRTTLGVKKRKIDESQMEEKSETKKTKLKELPFRERKKVRKMLKNNYEAIQRSKKIWEDLRRQDLSEGKKVALCDELLEMVKGNMKEFAFAHDTARVLQCLIQYGSPEQREVVYQEIKDQIVLMSKSKYAKFLVKKFLVYGPKPMKNAVIKSFHGNVRKLVRHAEASDVVELAYNDYANASQRLSLLEEFYGPSFTLFKTPDIKSLDQLLLIQPDKKEMILSNMKEALLTLIDKTILGHSMVHRIFHEFFAHAKDKMRSDMIESIREHLVPMMHTRDGARTAMYCLWYGTSKDRKIIMKSFKSHVAKICKDEFGYLALIALFDTVDDTKLVGKIVLEEIFKSLHDIAQNQHGRKVLQYLLCPRDPHFFQPDLVRILKEGDNNPHSKKDTALRYKELLTMVSPPFLQYIVDHARDLVLENASLLLVLSILNYSLGDPSEAMKAVAEIAAEPFVAGSLENQHIVEHPAGHMTLKHLIQRDRERIQAGQPVLFSQVLLRTLKDGSLKSWAACNRGCFTLLFLLEVDHPEITDTVISQLSGIRSSLKKMTFRGAQILLQKLDALSGEYKL